The Prevotella sp. E9-3 genome has a window encoding:
- the ftsY gene encoding signal recognition particle-docking protein FtsY, with amino-acid sequence MGLFGLFSSKKKETLDKGLEKTKTSVFDKIARAVAGKSKVDDDVLDNLEEVLITSDVGVDTTLKIIQRIEERVARDKYVSTSELNSILRDEISSLLAENHTEDNINWDLPSDHSPYVILVVGVNGVGKTTTIGKLAYQFKQAGKKVYLGAADTFRAAAVEQICIWGERVGVPVIKQQMGSDPASVAFDTLQSAKANGADVVIIDTAGRLHNKVGLMNELKKIKEVMKKVLPEAPDEVMLVLDGSTGQNAFEQAKQFSAVTQITSLAITKLDGTAKGGVVIGISDQLKVPVKYIGLGEGMEDLQLFDRRQFVDSLFQGI; translated from the coding sequence ATGGGTTTGTTCGGATTATTTAGTAGTAAGAAAAAAGAAACCTTGGATAAAGGGCTTGAGAAGACCAAAACATCGGTTTTCGACAAGATAGCTCGTGCTGTGGCCGGCAAATCTAAGGTGGATGACGATGTGCTTGATAACCTGGAGGAAGTTTTGATAACTTCTGATGTAGGTGTTGATACTACGCTAAAGATTATTCAGCGTATTGAAGAACGAGTAGCGCGCGATAAGTATGTATCAACATCGGAGTTGAATAGCATTTTACGTGATGAAATATCGTCGCTACTGGCTGAAAATCATACAGAAGATAATATTAATTGGGATTTACCATCTGATCACTCCCCCTACGTTATTTTGGTAGTCGGCGTGAATGGAGTGGGAAAGACCACTACAATCGGTAAACTGGCTTACCAATTTAAGCAAGCTGGGAAAAAGGTGTATTTAGGCGCAGCGGATACTTTCCGTGCTGCAGCTGTTGAACAAATATGCATTTGGGGCGAACGTGTAGGCGTTCCTGTTATTAAGCAGCAAATGGGAAGTGATCCTGCCTCAGTGGCTTTTGATACCCTTCAGAGTGCTAAGGCCAATGGGGCTGATGTGGTCATTATAGACACAGCTGGTCGCTTGCATAATAAAGTAGGTTTGATGAATGAGCTGAAAAAAATTAAGGAAGTGATGAAGAAAGTGCTTCCTGAGGCTCCTGACGAAGTAATGTTAGTGCTGGACGGCTCTACCGGTCAAAATGCTTTTGAACAGGCAAAACAGTTTTCGGCTGTTACGCAGATTACATCGTTGGCTATTACAAAACTTGATGGAACAGCTAAAGGTGGAGTGGTCATCGGTATTTCTGATCAACTGAAAGTTCCCGTGAAATATATTGGCTTGGGTGAAGGTATGGAAGATCTTCAGTTGTTTGATAGAAGACAGTTTGTTGATTCTCTGTTTCAAGGAATATAA
- a CDS encoding DUF4295 domain-containing protein has protein sequence MAKKTVATLHEGSKDGRAYSKVIKMVRSPKTGAYIFDEQMVPNEDVKDFFKN, from the coding sequence ATGGCAAAGAAAACCGTTGCTACCCTCCACGAAGGTTCGAAGGATGGTCGCGCTTACTCAAAGGTAATCAAGATGGTTCGCAGTCCTAAAACAGGCGCTTACATCTTTGATGAGCAAATGGTTCCTAATGAGGACGTTAAGGACTTTTTTAAGAACTAA
- the rpmG gene encoding 50S ribosomal protein L33 has protein sequence MASKKAKGNRVQVVLECTEMKNSGLPGTSRYVTTKNRKNTPERMELMKYNPILKKMTLHKEIK, from the coding sequence ATGGCAAGCAAGAAAGCAAAGGGTAACCGAGTCCAGGTTGTTCTGGAGTGCACCGAGATGAAGAATAGTGGACTTCCTGGCACCAGCCGTTATGTTACGACCAAGAATCGTAAGAATACGCCTGAGCGCATGGAGTTGATGAAGTATAATCCTATCCTTAAGAAGATGACTCTTCATAAGGAGATTAAGTAA
- the rpmB gene encoding 50S ribosomal protein L28 — protein sequence MSKVCQITGKKAQIGNNVSHSKHRTKRSFDVNLFSKKFYYVEEDCWIQLKISAAGLRMINKVGLDAALKQAVAKGFVDWKDIKVIGD from the coding sequence ATGTCTAAAGTTTGTCAAATCACAGGAAAGAAGGCACAGATTGGTAATAATGTGTCTCACTCAAAGCATCGTACTAAGAGAAGCTTTGACGTAAACCTGTTCAGCAAAAAATTCTACTATGTAGAGGAGGATTGCTGGATTCAGTTGAAGATTAGCGCCGCTGGTCTTCGCATGATTAATAAAGTTGGTCTGGACGCCGCTTTGAAGCAGGCTGTTGCCAAAGGCTTCGTGGATTGGAAAGACATTAAAGTTATAGGAGACTAA
- a CDS encoding CinA family protein, translated as MDFESKIISREISELLWEKEKTLSTAESCTGGRIAEAIIAVPGASKYFKGGIICYVNEVKENLLGVSHDLLEEKTAVCEDVAIEMVKGACKTLNTDYAIAATGFAGPGGGTKDIPVGTIWLACGNTQRVVTLKVEEDHGRDINLAIATNKAIQLFRDYLKQEDVEEVTEA; from the coding sequence ATGGATTTTGAAAGCAAAATTATCAGTAGAGAAATTAGTGAACTGCTGTGGGAAAAAGAAAAAACACTGTCAACAGCAGAAAGTTGTACGGGTGGTCGTATAGCTGAGGCTATTATCGCTGTTCCTGGCGCATCAAAATATTTTAAAGGTGGCATTATCTGCTATGTAAACGAAGTGAAAGAGAATCTTCTTGGCGTTTCTCACGATCTTTTGGAGGAGAAAACTGCTGTATGTGAAGATGTAGCCATTGAAATGGTGAAAGGAGCATGTAAAACACTTAATACTGATTATGCTATTGCTGCAACTGGTTTTGCCGGTCCTGGTGGTGGTACAAAAGATATTCCTGTAGGCACAATTTGGCTAGCTTGTGGTAATACCCAGAGGGTAGTAACTCTCAAGGTGGAAGAAGATCATGGGCGTGATATTAATCTGGCTATTGCAACTAATAAAGCCATTCAGTTATTCCGTGACTATCTGAAACAGGAAGATGTAGAGGAAGTGACAGAGGCGTAA
- the tsaD gene encoding tRNA (adenosine(37)-N6)-threonylcarbamoyltransferase complex transferase subunit TsaD, with translation MQENIYILGIESSCDDTSAAVLKNGVLLSNVTASQAVHEAYGGVVPELASRAHQQNVVPVVDQAIKRAGISKEDLSAVAFTRGPGLMGSLLVGVNFAKGFARSLGIPLIDVNHLQGHVMAHFIDGGEGDFNPPPFPFLCLLVSGGNSQIVLVRAYNDMEVLGQTIDDAAGEAIDKCSKVMGLGYPGGPIIDRLARQGNPKAYSFAEPHIPGLDYSFSGLKTSFLYNLRKWVEDDPDFVEHHKEDLAASLEWTIVDILMKKLKLAVKQTGIKHVAVAGGVSANNGLRNAFHDHAKRYGWTIYIPKFSYTTDNAAMIGIVGHYKYLDKEFCAIDAPAFSKVTFS, from the coding sequence ATGCAAGAGAATATATACATACTTGGTATTGAGTCGAGTTGTGATGATACTTCGGCCGCTGTGCTGAAGAATGGTGTTCTGCTTTCGAATGTAACAGCTTCACAGGCTGTACATGAGGCTTATGGCGGAGTGGTACCTGAATTGGCATCGAGAGCACATCAACAAAATGTTGTTCCCGTTGTAGATCAGGCAATAAAACGCGCTGGAATCTCAAAAGAAGATTTGTCGGCTGTCGCATTTACACGAGGACCAGGTCTGATGGGATCTTTGTTGGTCGGCGTAAACTTTGCTAAAGGATTTGCCCGTTCGCTGGGTATTCCCCTGATTGATGTAAACCACTTGCAAGGCCATGTGATGGCTCATTTTATTGATGGTGGTGAAGGCGATTTTAATCCACCACCCTTTCCCTTCCTTTGTCTTCTCGTCTCGGGTGGCAATTCGCAGATTGTATTGGTACGGGCTTATAATGACATGGAAGTACTCGGTCAAACAATTGATGATGCTGCAGGTGAGGCTATTGATAAATGCTCGAAAGTAATGGGGTTAGGCTATCCTGGAGGCCCTATTATTGACCGATTGGCTCGTCAAGGAAATCCAAAAGCCTATTCGTTTGCCGAGCCTCATATACCAGGGCTTGACTATAGCTTCTCTGGCTTGAAAACATCTTTCCTTTATAATCTTCGTAAGTGGGTTGAAGACGATCCTGATTTTGTTGAGCATCATAAGGAAGACTTGGCTGCTTCTTTGGAATGGACAATTGTGGATATTCTTATGAAAAAACTAAAACTGGCTGTTAAACAGACTGGTATCAAACATGTGGCAGTTGCAGGAGGCGTAAGTGCCAATAATGGTCTTCGTAATGCATTTCATGATCATGCTAAGCGTTATGGGTGGACCATATATATTCCAAAGTTCAGCTATACTACAGATAATGCTGCAATGATAGGAATCGTAGGTCATTATAAGTATTTGGATAAGGAGTTCTGTGCGATAGATGCACCGGCATTTTCAAAGGTTACGTTTTCTTAA
- the map gene encoding type I methionyl aminopeptidase, which yields MQQRKKRRWHCLPGQEPTEMDKQIMYWEEKGKLVPTRELIKTPEQIEGIRRAGVVNTGVLDEVAKQIHIGMSTLEIDQICRKYCEEHNAIPACLNYEGFPMSVCTSINEVVCHGIPKEEDVLQEGDIINVDFTTILDGYYADASRMFIMGKTTPEKEQLVRVAKECLEIGMEAAKPYGFVGDIGHAIEKHCKKYGYGIVRDLAGHGVGLKFHEEPDVDHYGHRGTGMLLVPGMVFTIEPMINMGTWKVFIDADDPYGWEVISQDELPSAQWEHTLVMTEHGVEVLTY from the coding sequence ATGCAACAAAGGAAAAAACGTCGTTGGCATTGCCTGCCTGGTCAGGAGCCTACAGAGATGGATAAGCAGATAATGTATTGGGAGGAAAAGGGAAAACTTGTACCTACTCGTGAACTGATTAAAACTCCTGAACAGATAGAAGGTATTCGTCGGGCTGGCGTAGTGAATACCGGGGTTTTGGATGAAGTAGCCAAACAAATCCATATCGGTATGTCAACATTAGAGATTGACCAGATTTGTCGAAAGTACTGCGAAGAGCACAATGCCATACCAGCTTGTTTGAACTATGAGGGCTTCCCGATGAGTGTGTGTACCAGTATCAACGAAGTGGTGTGTCACGGTATTCCCAAAGAAGAAGATGTGTTGCAGGAAGGCGATATCATCAATGTTGACTTTACCACAATTCTTGATGGCTATTATGCAGATGCATCGCGTATGTTTATCATGGGAAAGACAACTCCAGAGAAAGAACAACTTGTTCGCGTTGCAAAAGAGTGCCTTGAGATAGGTATGGAAGCAGCCAAGCCTTATGGATTTGTAGGCGATATTGGTCATGCTATTGAGAAGCATTGCAAAAAATATGGATATGGTATTGTGCGCGACCTTGCTGGTCATGGGGTGGGACTGAAATTCCATGAGGAACCTGATGTCGATCACTACGGCCATCGCGGAACTGGTATGTTGCTTGTTCCTGGTATGGTGTTTACCATAGAACCAATGATTAATATGGGTACGTGGAAAGTGTTTATAGATGCAGATGATCCTTATGGATGGGAGGTTATTTCGCAAGATGAACTTCCTTCTGCACAATGGGAGCATACGCTGGTAATGACCGAACATGGTGTTGAAGTGCTGACATATTAA
- a CDS encoding endonuclease/exonuclease/phosphatase family protein — MSVFSLLLVSFLTFVELNCENLFDCRHDSLKQDQEFLPEGNRRWTPTRYWRKQNNIAQAILSCSRELPDFVALCEVENDTALHDLTRRSLLRTLGYEYMMTKSDDLRGIDVALLYQPASFRPLCYDYLKIPLIKGMRPTRDILYVKGLTLGFDTLHIFVVHAPSRQGGEKVSRPYRMNVAQVIRQAVGNLKGAHVIVAGDFNDYGDSPALQLLEKQGLENVTKSLQGRNGVGGTYRYQGEWHSLDHILLSPSLVNTVDTAYINDESFLLEEEPRYGGVRPHRSFYGREYRKTGVSDHLPLVVRLRAKKE; from the coding sequence ATGTCGGTATTCTCCTTGTTGCTCGTGTCGTTTCTTACATTCGTTGAATTGAATTGCGAAAACTTGTTTGATTGTCGGCACGACTCTTTGAAACAGGATCAGGAGTTTCTTCCTGAAGGTAACAGAAGGTGGACTCCAACACGCTATTGGCGCAAACAAAATAATATTGCTCAGGCAATTCTCTCATGTTCGAGGGAATTGCCTGATTTTGTCGCTTTATGTGAAGTAGAGAACGATACTGCTTTGCATGATTTGACGCGACGTTCTTTGCTCCGTACTTTGGGCTATGAGTATATGATGACAAAATCTGATGATTTGCGAGGTATTGACGTGGCCTTGCTTTATCAGCCAGCCAGTTTCCGTCCTCTGTGCTATGACTATCTGAAAATACCATTAATAAAAGGTATGCGCCCTACGCGCGATATATTATATGTAAAAGGACTGACTCTTGGTTTTGATACCTTGCATATTTTTGTTGTGCATGCACCCAGCCGGCAAGGAGGTGAGAAAGTGTCACGTCCATATCGTATGAATGTGGCACAGGTGATAAGACAGGCCGTTGGTAATCTTAAAGGGGCTCATGTGATTGTGGCTGGCGATTTTAATGATTATGGTGACAGCCCAGCTCTTCAGCTATTGGAAAAACAAGGACTGGAAAATGTTACTAAGTCACTACAAGGTAGGAATGGGGTAGGAGGTACGTATCGATATCAAGGAGAATGGCATTCACTTGACCATATCCTTCTTTCTCCATCGTTAGTGAATACTGTCGATACCGCATATATAAACGATGAATCTTTTCTGCTTGAAGAGGAACCTAGATATGGTGGGGTGCGACCACATCGTTCTTTTTATGGACGGGAATATAGAAAAACGGGGGTAAGTGATCATTTGCCTCTTGTGGTGAGACTACGAGCCAAAAAAGAATAA